The DNA window AACTTATACTGCAATACATCAAGTATTTTATGTGCATACCTTCTTATACAAACAAACTCTGCAATGACACCATTGACAACATTATCTTACTGATAACTTACATCACGcctttctttataattttattactcatcTTTATCAATAAACACTTCTCACACAATAACTGTTATTCAACCTTCAGTCCTTCACTCGTACTTTATTTCGTTCTTATCTTACTACCCTCAATATGACCGACAATAGTTTAGCAGTACTTAGGTACtcaattacaattaatataatattattatgtgaaacAAATTCATTGTTATGAGTGCTTGTTTGATTTGTGACCTCATTTGTAGCAGGAAAAGGAATTAAATTGATGATAACGCTCGCTTCGGCGGCCATGTTGTTTGTCACATTAAACGTTCGTTCTGACTGTACCAGGACCACAGATGCGTAGGGCGTGTCATGAAAAAATGCCAGATTCCATTCCGCACATATTATATTCTGATTTCGTAATGAGATCTAATTTATGAAACGATTGTGTAATgtgatgtaggtactaaatatctacatacatttcAAGTCCTTAAGATTATCCCGATAGCTACAAACTAGATTGAGATTTACTCGGAAGTGAATACCTTATTAGCTAAGTTATTATCTATACAAAACAACAGAGTAAATTCTCACGGATATAAGGATAAAATGGGTAAGGATAATCAACACTCAACATGTGTATATACAAAATCATGTGTTCCTTAGATAAAAACTTTGTTATAGAGGAAACTGAACTATATAAACGACTAGTGCCTAAAGGgctaatacaaatatttacccCAATTAGActaaacaatatacataataacaaaacaaacagcgCATTCTTGTAAATAATTAGAATAACGATAATGCTTTTAATCAATGGCTCACTTAGATAATTACAATAACCGAGTCAGATAAATAGCAAGCCAAAACACAGTCCCGCCGCTAGAGTTTATTTGATAGTGGACATTGTACCTGTAAGTAACCGTAGCTCATTATTTTTAGCCGCGACTTGCATCCGCGTCCGTTATAACTACACGTAAATGTTTATGTTCCAACTAACACGCGTTACAGTTTCGAAATCTTCTGAGAACATTCACATGCTGTAGTGTGCAACATGTTGCTTTCAATCGATTTTAATCGTCCCGTGCTgcgtttgttttattgttactacATGTATCTTGTCTGTTGGTGGATGCAATTCCTCAATTTAACATAAAGGAAACGTTAATAAACATGcagaaaattgttgtttttaaaggttatttcaatataaaacatttaatgtttaaattctATAGCCGCTCCTGAAGCTGCTTcatattcttatttaaaaaaatggtaaatgTAGTATTGTAGTTCTAtagcaataattattattccacTAGGGTGAAGAATCCGTCGGTTCGATCAACACAATGTCGATATGCAAGTCAGAACTTCTGTTCTCCCCCGTAAAAGAGGGTGTGCATGGTGTCCACTTCAGCGTCGACAGTTTGGACTGCGAACTGCCCTCTGAGCAGGATCTTATACTCACCTGCCAAGCCAACAAGGACAACTACACCATCGCCTTTGAGGGCAGTCTCACCACATACTCTGAGGACAGTGAGTGCGTTGAACCGGCCGTCAATCAAAAACATGGTAAGCAACACCGAATCCCTTCCTAGAACTACTGATGCATACCATTATAATGATATAATGTTTACTATGACGATAATTTGCACACCTGAACTGAATCATTGGTGTGTAATTACTCACAATAACTTGCCAGCTCATACAGTTATCTGTTTTCAGACAAATTGGGCGAGGAAGAAACCTTAATTTTAGATAACGATGAAAGAACGCGCAGGAATTTAGAATTATTAGAGAGATGTAAGAAATTAACTAATAAGCTAACGACGTCTATGGCTAGAAGCGATTTAGGATTAACTACATGGAGTAAGCTTAAGAAACAAACAAGTCAGTCACCCTTAAGgaggtaattaatattattacaataaatagtataattactatattttgttatttattcgaTATTTAATGATGAATTTAATTTTAGGCATCCCTCTGGAAATAACAATGAAGGTTCAAATGAAGCGACTGATGTAACAGACGACAACATGAGCAATTCAGTCATCAAAAGCCAAAGTTTGCCAAATCTGTATAGGCGAAAACTTATGAATAGTTCCATAAATTCAGCTGCTCTGAGTAATTCAACGGTATGTACCCGGTGTCATTGCCAAGAAATTTAGTGGCATCTAATTTCTCGCGTATTTATATTGTGCTAACGATATGTTTTATTCGCAGGTCGATTCTTTCACCGTTAATCAAAGACTAATGGGTACTCCAATGTGCATGAAAGTGTACGATGTCTCACAACACCGGTCACAAGGAAGCCAACATTCAGAACCTATGAGCACATCTTCAACTGATAACCAAACTTCTTCAGATAAAAGTCaaccaaaacaaacatttagtttagtaaagttatttatgaaacaaaagaGCATGAGCAACGATGGAATCGTAAGCATGGATCAGATGGATAGATCAGAGTGCTGGCCGTCGAGCTCAGGAGGAGAAAGTGGAGAATCAATGGGCGAGCAAAAATTAGTCGACTCCAAAACTGCAATTTCTGAGCGCCCTCAAATTGATTTACCGAGTACTGCTGTAGAAGAAGTTTCATCAGTGGTCTATGAAGAGATACAGACAGTAAATCCTTACAATAACAGAGTATACGATGAAGTTTTAATTGAAGAAGAAGAAACGGGTGATGGATCCAAATTGAGTGACAGTGAGAGTAATCTTTATGCTACAGTTAACAAACCACATATTAAGagaactaatttaaatattatgaatagtCCGTCTAGAATGAGAACTAATAGAAAATCAtgttcttcccaatcttcaGCCACTAGTGTAAGCATTTCAAGCTGCTCTGAGTCTGACGGTACGCAAATAACTAAAATGAATAGGCTGTTACAACGTGAGCCTTGCGATCACAAATCGACGTCAACTCACCTTGAAACCGATACCATAGATAAGAGTATACAAACATCCAGCATGCAATTATCTAACATGtctcaaaaagaaatattcaaggtcGTTGAACCTtcatttttagaaaaattaaaagaagGTGATTGCGAAAAGCCTGTTTTCGTTTTATATCCCAGCTATACTTTGCCAGACATTAGCTTCCTGAACGGAAgaccaaacatttatttaaatccttTAAAAGTAAACATATCTCCCAGATCGAGTGAAAGCAAGAAAAACAGACTGCAAGTCAAAGGTAAACGACCGTTCTCATGCAATGATCTTGAAATGTTAAAGAAAAAGGGACTCGGTCATATAAAAGACTGGGATTCACTAAACTTTTTACTTCCAACGGAATGTAAACAATTGCTCTCTGAAGTTCCTGAACTTATGCAGCACATGAAAGAAAAAGAAGGTACGCAAAAATGCGGAGACAAATATTGCAGTGCTTCACCAGCATCGAGATCTAAAAACCGACCAACAAGTTGTGATTGTAACAACTTAGTGGGCAACACTACAACAGTATCTTCGAGCTCGAGTACAGCTACTCAGCCATCTTCGGGATATCGTGGTTCATCCACAATGCTCACCGACTCTTCGGCTCAAAACAGTCCTGCTCCAGCTGGGAATTTCAATCCATTGTTTGTGTATCGTTACGATAGCGCAACAAGCTCAGAAGCAAGTGGTGTTAACAACGAGGGTCAGAGAATAAATCCCAATATTCCAAAAAGATCACTCTCATTGGCAGATCAAACTCGTATTCCCAAACAAGGTGAATTAGCGCCACCAAGGCCACCATTGCCAAAAAGCATATTACGTAAGTCAATGGATAAGACACGGAAGTCTAGCACACATACTAAACGATACAGTATGTTCGAAATGGATGATCTTATACAAGATCCAGTTGTATGCATGACAGCAGCAACGGAACACAAAACTAAGAGAAGATCGTTGCAAGAACCTTACTATCTCCAGAATCAAACTATGGATTATAGGAAGAACAACGATATTGCTGCGAAAAGATTATCACAACAATTCCTCGATGCTGCAGAGAAAGACGCAGATTACAACGAATATTATCCAGATGAAGGTGTTGGAACGGAAAGTAGCCTTGAATCTGGAAAATCGAATGAATTAAAGTTTCATAGGCCACACACTCCACCATTGCCTAAGCCAAGAACAAAGCAGATGGAATATACTGAATTTCCACCTCCTGGTGCACTCATCAGTAGTGCAGATTTACAACAACTTGAGGAGTTCTTGAAACACAGTGGATTTAACTGTCTAAACATGGATGAGTGGGATCAGAATCAAGTTCAAAAGGTAAGGAACCAGGTGTCCAAATTTCTGCAGATGAAGCGATCTCAGGAGGAGAACCAAAGGTCCACGGAATCAAGTGGCAGTAGTTGTAATAGTAAGAAATCAGTGAGTTTTGCGCAGAAGTCTGAGGTCACGAAGGCCGAAAGCCAACAGTCTCAATTAAAACCTATGGAAGATGTAAAGGGGGTCAGTCTAACCACGCCACCTAACTCTCCAAATATTTCCGCTGTGATAGCGCAGAGGCTTTATCAGGTAACGTTTCATTTGCTAATGCTAGTTCTGCTCACCCGCGTCATTGCCCGTTAATTTCTGTGAGTACCTTCGGTTCTTACTTTGCTCTTATTTTTCCGTTTATCTTCCGTTCTCAGTGtctttttgattatttttcagCATTATTACCTGCTTGTACGGATGTGCTATTATTTTAtgctgtattattttattttgcacaaatattttacttagcaAGTTGAACACGTTACCTGCGCTTGCTACTCATTAATCACTCTGCCATTAATCTAAATGTGTTATCAATGTGTTTCTTGCATGCCAAATATTGgataagattaaataatttcagGGAAAGAATTTAGCGGAAATTCCTATTTGTGAAGAAGCTGAAGTAAGCCCTGATGAATTTGGAAGTCCCATCCATCATGACGCGAGAGGAAAATACGATGTGATTGACGTATCACAAAAAAGAGGTACGAATTTACTTTAAAGAaagtataattttgttaaacTGCAAATTGCGatcaatttaatgttttttcttttatttcagcTTTAGTTTCAAATGTGACCGATGCTGTGGAAATGCTTATCCAACATTTCTCGTCTGCTACGGATCAAGCCGAGTTAGCTTTCTTAGGAGACTCCAAAGAATCTCCAGCCTGTGCAAAAATCGCCCTAAATGCATTGTGTCCAGCTTTATATGCAATATTTAGGGACGGCCTCAAAGAGAACATCGAAACTTCTTTTGGAGCCGTAAATAATTCCGTTTGGCAAATGGTAGAAGCAACCGCAAGACaaggtaaataaatagcaaCTTCTATGCCCTTTACTCTTCTGCATACCTGTAGACTGAACATTaatgtaaatgtttttgttttaggaCCAATCACAAAATCTCTAAATGAATTGGTACTGCGAATTAACAGCGAAGACGCAGTCACCGAGGGATTGGTCAAATTCAATGCCTTCATCCTTGGTTTGCTCAAGTAAGTTcagtaaattaatgttatgttaactTCATCATATCAAAGTCGttcttatttctatttaaaatgttacGTCTGTTCCAGTGCGCAATCAGTAGACGCTTGGGTGTCATACATCCGAACACGAGAGTCTATACTTGCCAAACACTACAGTCCTGATTCTCTGATCCTTGCTGGATGTGTGGGAGAACCGCGATGCCGTGCTCTTCTGGACACATTACTCGCCAGCCTTGAACCATTAAAACTCTTACCATTCTCCCTGGACCTCATGTTCGAAATGCGTGAGCTGCACAGAAGTTTCAAGAAGATCGAAAGCGACATGCGTGCCGCCAGTCGGGTAAGTTTGGATACTATCATAAAATAACATCTAATATCTAAAAGCCAACACTGAATGCTACTTTCCCATGAAATATACGTAATCAATATTCCGTGTCTTTCGTGTTCTGAAACCACTATCGCATACTATCAAACAGCCGCCTGCCGGAGCAACATCgctttatttgcattttattgtttactgcATGTGCTTAAATCACAGTTCACGGCGTACCAACGCGATATTTTAGCATTTACTTTCGTGCACAGCTTacataaaatgcaaataaacgTTTTGCCGAGCGATCGAAACCGATCGATGACCTTGTCAAGGACTTTAATTTTACTAATCTAACTTTGGATGGCATGATGCATGATGCTAAACAACATTTGGTGTATTTAACAGCCCACTTCGATTAACACTCCACCACTAACCCTGAACCAGCGGAATTTGCTGAAGCTGGTGCGTTCGATGCAGTCGAGCGGTCTCTCCAGCGACGACTGTCAGACCAGTGTCATAATGAGACATAAAGAGCCCAAAAACAAAGAGCCGTCAACACCCGACCTGCTGAATGATTCGGCAAACGTAAAGACCACAGTTGAAAAGAATAGACCACGCTCATGTGTTAATCCGACAACGATCGGTTATGATATTTGTCCGAACAACAGCAGGATAGAGATAGAAAGTAACCGCAGATGGTCCGGGGTGCACTTGGGCTCTAAGTTAATGCAGGCGTTCGATAGGCTCGTGTTCGACGACAGCGACGATTACACTGATAGCCTAGAAAACAATAAGCCTCCCACCGCTAAGCCCTCCAGCAATGAAGTGAAGGTAACTCGGCGGTGCTTTGTGTGGACATTATCTGAATGTTTTGCGCTTAGACAATGTTTTGTTGCGGTCTCCGTTGTTATTAATTTGCCGGCTGTTCTGGTACCTACCTCGCTTACTGcttctaacatttattttgtgtgcTTACTTTTGTTTTATCCTCACGTGTCGTCATGTTCAATGGTTGTGCTGCTGCATTTATGCCGTCATGTTGTACGTAAATTGTCCCTATTGAtgttttcttatattatttactcctacatagtaatttaatatcttttttcttagatttttttccCTCAATTTTGTAAAGAATGATGGTCCCGGAGAGAACTTTGTTACTAGGTGTGCCGATTATAATGGTTCTCGCATATTTTATTTAGCTGGAGTGCAGCGGTGAGGAGCATTGGCGACCAGGATCCGCCAGTAGCGGTGCCAGTGGCAACACCGGCAATGGCAGCGGCAACTCGGGTGGCAAGTTCCGTCGTCTGCAACTCAAGTGGGAAATGCTCAGTAATGCTGAAAGTCCCGTTACGCCCTCAGGTATGTTTCCTTGGTGTCACTATAAAGAATTAGTTCTAAATCAGTTTGATATATACCTTGTAGAAGCATGTTACATTTACAAATATCGACTTTTAAAAAGTTGTTGAAAATCTAATTTTCTCCAGTTGCGAATATATGTTTAAACTATTCTCCCTCATTACCATACACCCTTCGATTTGCTATTCTGTAAGTACTACACAGTAAATAACAGTATTCCAAGGGCAGACACATCGTTTCGCCGGATGTATAAACAATCGTACTTGTTATCGTCTCTCGTAGTTACAGCtactgaattaaataaactaaacgaATTCATTGAATTAAATGTAACGAAATAAAGAGAACACATAAACTGACTAAATAGTTGCAGTaatgtatacaatatacatccGTAGATAAAGTATAGATTGGCCAAACAGCAATGCAAAAACAAGTTTACATCGTTCATGAGAACAAGGAGCAGCTGTGTAAACCTTGTATTGGGGGATGATGTCATGCTTATACGAATGCCTaacttacttacatatttagGTACTACATACCACCATGTTTTTATACCAAAACATGATAgggaaagtacatataaaatatgcaGGTATATTGTCAACCAATAGGCATGATTCCAGGTACCGCTGTTAATATTGTGTTAGGTACACCATGACTAAATacgaataaatataaattttattggtTAATTTCTTGTCCAAACTGCTGGAAACCTAACTGGATgccgtttatttttttaaattagtggTTCAATTAGTTCAGATTAGATTAAAAAACTCTCTATTTTACACCATAAAAGCACaaaggacaaacattcaaaaattgacagtacaatgggcggtcttatcactaAAAAGCGATCTCTTTCAGACAACCTTTGATGGATAGATATGATTGCATTTAACAATGTTATAAAGTGTACTGTTTGTTGATGAATTCAGGAGAGACGTCACCAGCAGCGGCTCGTGGTTCCAAGATCCCCAGGCCTGTGTCGTCGCCCGTACGGCCGGTAGCACCGACGTTGCAGTCACCAGCCAAGACGACCCATCGGTAAActaacacaattatttttaaattccattCCTATATAACCTGGAGGATGaggatggagtttcttgctcgttcttctccattcgaagcaacactttggaacgagcgcctagcttcactgacggacagactgacggacaattcaatttgacgtttcaaaagtgcctaatttaggattaatggaaataaatgaCTTTTGACCTATTGTTACTAGGTTTTTGACTTCTATGAGTGTAAAGTTTCGTTGGAGTTCACATAATTACTACGAATATCCAGTAGATTCTACTGTCGGTTCAGTATTTGGCGAACATTTTGGAAAAAATGCATGCAAGACATTCGTTAGTCTATTCAACCTTTTAAAAGGTTTGAGTGTTTAGAAGcactttaattatttcaaccGACCTTGTCACAATTTCTATTACCAAACAAATCAAAtgttaacacaaaaatattgttgCTAATTGACCAGTCTCCATGCGCAATGACGGACCAATTGTCTAGAACTAAGTATGTGGTCATTGTGCCAATTCCCCCTGGACACAATTGTTACTCTGTGACAAATATGGCATAACGAGAGCTTATAGCTCCATCAACCGGCATTATGTGGCAATGTGTGTTATAACTGGTTGCTATttgagtatattttttgtatttcttttcaaTATTTCAGGATTTTTGAATAATGTAAATAGATGGTCTGTTTTTACACATAAATACTACTCGTATCTGACTACTTTGCATAGAAAAGACGAAACAAATTCAGTCACTTGAAGTTCATACCTGACAACCGTACAAGTTTTTCTAAACTGTCATTcgtttaatgttttatataacattcaaataaataaaaatacaaaaactttCTTTACAGGGGAATTCCAGTGCCTGTGCGCAAAGGGACATCTCCAACGACCACCACACCCAGAGCATCAACTGCACGGGCTGGAACTACCAACAAGAAACCACCACAAGCCGCTAACAGGTAATTACTTAATGTTTAATTCGCAACTAAATATAATTCCATATAATTCACATTATTTTCCTCTTTGTTGTGACTAAAGTGGAAAATTTTACTGAAACCAGTTCGGTATTGTCGCGCCAACTACcatatttatgtaattgttCAGACTAGGTATTTACTggaataaacaatttcaaatttcaaTCGTCATAAAGTGTTATACACTCGGTAACATAGATAAAAAATTGTCtaagaataaaaagtaatacACGAAGAAATACTTCGTCCGcttataaaatgtaggtaatgtcGAAATAgctgctatattttatttttattgagcaCAAAATGATATTTATGCTACACTTACTTCAAGGTTGAATGGGATATCACAGGTGGcgggattatttatttttatcttcctACAGAAACACTGAAAAATTCTTCTTTGTATTATGCTTTTATATAAATTTGAATAGCACCGCAATATATTTAGCTTATAATGCACATCTTCAGAGTAATACCCGAGACGACGGCGAAACGACCCGAGGTGAAGCCGAGAGTACAAAATGTAGCTGTTTGTAATACTACCAATGTTAAAAGAACACCGTATGTACTATCAATGGGAATCAATTATTACTAACATCTTCAACACAGACAGTTTTATGCTAACAGCATGTGCATGTATGTGGGTTCAGGGAAAATTGCACCTTATGATGTGAAACAAATGTCAACCGAGAGCCATGACATGGTTAGGTCAATGCTTTGTCTACGTTATTCAAATTCTCACGAAATCccaaaaataatgttacttttgttattttacttacctatgtattttcttttttggcaTGAATCGaaacatttttacaaataattttctgGAAACTGTGCCAAACAAAAGTCAGTgtccttttatttcaaattgctGCCTAATAGTCATACGCCAAAAAAAACTAGAGCATCGTCAGCTTCTGTCACCAACAGAACTAGACTTCATCTCTACTATGATGCTTTTACGCACAGTCTAGAAGAAATCGAGATATTCATACTTCCAAACATATGAGTAGAATATCGTTGTAATAAGGCTATCATGTGACGTAATTGATGTAATAACAGGACGTCCCGAGTGGACGGCGCGGGTCACGGCGGCGCGGCTCCGAGGCCGTCGTCACTGCCGTACGGCCGCACGCCGCCCCCCGCTGCTCCACGGCGAGCCGCTTCCTCATCAGCAGCGCGAGCTCACCACGCACCTACACAGCAGAAAAACAAGTACGTATTTACTGAACCTCTACATTTTTAATGCCTTCTAATTCTATTGCCAAAATTACCATTGTCAAAAATTACCGTGCTATTTTCTCAACACCTTAAGAATCATGTGTGCATCTGTACATATCCCCCATATTATAcctttatttatgttgttaacCATTTTCTATAGAAATTGTTAATCTAAAAGTTTATGATTGATTTCCAGATACGTGAGAACCCTATGGCATCGGCTACCATCAGACTCCGGGCATCTTGCGTTCAACGAAGGAGAACGTCTCCGACTGATATTGGAGGTAGACGATCAGTACCTGCTGTGTTGTCGAGGTGAACAGAAAGGGCTAGTGCCGCGCGATGCCGTGCTCTTAGAGGATTTCTGATATTGGCAACCATAGCATGACTGGCAGCCATGTTGGCGCCCGTTACGTTTGAATGGCAAACGTTAGATTCGGTGAAAATCGCATTACGTTTATATTTTTCGATGTTTTGAGATCCTTACCATGAATTTACGAATCCATCTCGTTTAAAGTCATTATAGGCATCTAAACAACGAAAAATATGTACGTGAAATGTTCGAGAATATGTGCAATAGGTTCCGGAGTGGTGAATTGTTATGGAACTATACTTTGTTTCGTCTGGAAATGTGTTTGAACTCTTGTGTTGTGTAGTTTGATTCGGTATGTGAAAAAAATGAATGTGATCGTGAACTATGCTGTTCAAAGACTATGTGAATATTCTTGTAATGTAATTCTATGTTTCATACTCTACTCCATTCGATTGGAGCGCTAATTTTATGTcttaatcattatttaaaattatttaatttcgatATTGTTACTCAGCAATATTCATTCTTCGCAGAATCTTaacatcattaaatatctctcaCATTTCTAATTATTGTAGTAAAATCTAGTCTTACGTTTTAAGGCACGACAAGGTCTTGGACtgtatataaatttattttaagtaacacAAATTGTGGGAATATTTACTGGGAATGGCTGAGCGTGATGAAGACTTGATGACGCATTGACAGTAAATATTTATCTCAATAATATGTGATATATAGAATACTATTTACTTTTATGGTAGGAACAAAATCTCATACCTTAAGGGCAAACTCCATTGTATCTTAAAATCATTTGATTCATGACTGCCAAGGGAAACACGCTCCAAAGTACTTCGTTGTTTAGATAAATTACTTAAATGTGAATTTGATGTCTAAAATTACCCTTGATATAAACGATACTTGTATAGTATACTAATTACGACCTATTGGTATTAGTGACTTAACATGGTAGGTATAAGTTTAAAGGAAATTTTATAGTAATTCGGTGACTAAGTATTGTTTGTGAATGTTTCACTAAATTTTATTACGCGGGTACGGTGTATCTGGACTTTACTGACAAACTTTGACAGGGAACTTAGCCACAGATTGTGTAACTTCTGGCTACACTAACTGCATGCGGCCTCATCCGAAACACCTTCCTTAGCGGTCTGTGGTGAACTGTTCATTAACTAGCGGTGTAGGTGGACTAACTGGTGTACATTATTAACTGCATGGCCCTTACCGACACTGCCTTCCCCGAGCCGGCCTACACTCTCAACCAAACCTCaactgacagtttataatacgGTGTTGGTGTATAACTACCTCGTATCTCTAACTGCATGCACCTCTCCACTTCACACGTCCCAATACCAGCACAATATGCTTGTAACTCTGTACGTACCTACCGTACCTGACTATGTACATTACTAGCGATATTAAATCAATTATGATATCGATATTGATATTAAAGATGGATTCGTCATCTCAATGTCTGCTTAACAGTCACgaatattattgtgatataaTGGTCATATCACTGCTATTATGATGCGGAAAGAAACGATATTttggtatgtattgtattttattgctCAAGTTGGAAGCGCAACATTATCGGATGATATGATTGATATTAATATTCGAGACGTAATACtctaatattatacctattataaatttCAGTATTCGTTATTGGTGTATAGTaactgtacataatattaacatataTGGAGTTATTCTTAGTAGTGATTTTAGAGGTCAAAATTTGTAAGAAAACGTTTTGAATGCACGATACAGTTCCTCTCGTAGTCCGTCGTGCTATCGAGTCACAACATTGGTGAACATGTAGTCGATATACTCGTAGTGGGCTAAATTATTGTAATCGCGTGTAACCGAGGAGTGTTTCTCGAGGCAGTCGTGATGTTGACTCTTGCCGACTACGTTCAGTGAACAAGTGTGAGGCTCGTCGCCGCGGTAATCTCATCTCCTAGATGCGGACGTAAGT is part of the Spodoptera frugiperda isolate SF20-4 chromosome 30, AGI-APGP_CSIRO_Sfru_2.0, whole genome shotgun sequence genome and encodes:
- the LOC118269872 gene encoding uncharacterized protein LOC118269872 isoform X25, whose translation is MTERGDVNRMLGPPPRLGLKAASPGVAGADEDCNSNTSLTGSQHSHDDIDAHCDNSGYLWFLDYNPIFRDGSCHHTSVLSSVSASYKGISDLTSRFEFTSRYNDIARDLDANLAEADMESFRTEDIHALLMTANLPHDAIIDDRTHDGEESVGSINTMSICKSELLFSPVKEGVHGVHFSVDSLDCELPSEQDLILTCQANKDNYTIAFEGSLTTYSEDSECVEPAVNQKHDKLGEEETLILDNDERTRRNLELLERCKKLTNKLTTSMARSDLGLTTWSKLKKQTSQSPLRRHPSGNNNEGSNEATDVTDDNMSNSVIKSQSLPNLYRRKLMNSSINSAALSNSTVDSFTVNQRLMGTPMCMKVYDVSQHRSQGSQHSEPMSTSSTDNQTSSDKSQPKQTFSLVKLFMKQKSMSNDGIVSMDQMDRSECWPSSSGGESGESMGEQKLVDSKTAISERPQIDLPSTAVEEVSSVVYEEIQTVNPYNNRVYDEVLIEEEETGDGSKLSDSESNLYATVNKPHIKRTNLNIMNSPSRMRTNRKSCSSQSSATSVSISSCSESDGTQITKMNRLLQREPCDHKSTSTHLETDTIDKSIQTSSMQLSNMSQKEIFKVVEPSFLEKLKEGDCEKPVFVLYPSYTLPDISFLNGRPNIYLNPLKVNISPRSSESKKNRLQVKGKRPFSCNDLEMLKKKGLGHIKDWDSLNFLLPTECKQLLSEVPELMQHMKEKEGTQKCGDKYCSASPASRSKNRPTSCDCNNLVGNTTTVSSSSSTATQPSSGYRGSSTMLTDSSAQNSPAPAGNFNPLFVYRYDSATSSEASGVNNEGQRINPNIPKRSLSLADQTRIPKQGELAPPRPPLPKSILRKSMDKTRKSSTHTKRYSMFEMDDLIQDPVVCMTAATEHKTKRRSLQEPYYLQNQTMDYRKNNDIAAKRLSQQFLDAAEKDADYNEYYPDEGVGTESSLESGKSNELKFHRPHTPPLPKPRTKQMEYTEFPPPGALISSADLQQLEEFLKHSGFNCLNMDEWDQNQVQKGKNLAEIPICEEAEVSPDEFGSPIHHDARGKYDVIDVSQKRALVSNVTDAVEMLIQHFSSATDQAELAFLGDSKESPACAKIALNALCPALYAIFRDGLKENIETSFGAVNNSVWQMVEATARQGPITKSLNELVLRINSEDAVTEGLVKFNAFILGLLNAQSVDAWVSYIRTRESILAKHYSPDSLILAGCVGEPRCRALLDTLLASLEPLKLLPFSLDLMFEMRELHRSFKKIESDMRAASRLECSGEEHWRPGSASSGASGNTGNGSGNSGGKFRRLQLKWEMLSNAESPVTPSGETSPAAARGSKIPRPVSSPVRPVAPTLQSPAKTTHRGIPVPVRKGTSPTTTTPRASTARAGTTNKKPPQAANRVIPETTAKRPEVKPRVQNVAVCNTTNVKRTPTSRVDGAGHGGAAPRPSSLPYGRTPPPAAPRRAASSSAARAHHAPTQQKNKYVRTLWHRLPSDSGHLAFNEGERLRLILEVDDQYLLCCRGEQKGLVPRDAVLLEDF